Proteins from a single region of Streptomyces spectabilis:
- a CDS encoding maleylpyruvate isomerase family mycothiol-dependent enzyme: MEIAEHIEILDREGRLLARAAEQAGTGAAVPTCPGWQVRDLLRHTGAVHRWAAAFVADAHPSFRSWEDAPDLNGADLVAWFREGHAQLVATLTAAPSDLRCWTFLPAPSPLAFWARRQANETAVHRVDAESARGGTPTAVGTDFAVDGIDELLRGFHARSKSRVRTPEPRVLRIRATDAKEAWTVHLSTEAPVTEHGDTLPADCEVAGQAAYLYLALWNRLPFPQITGDTALATLWRETSGVG; the protein is encoded by the coding sequence ATGGAGATTGCCGAGCACATCGAGATACTCGACCGGGAGGGCCGGCTGCTCGCCCGCGCCGCCGAGCAGGCGGGCACCGGTGCCGCCGTGCCGACCTGCCCCGGCTGGCAGGTGCGCGACCTGCTGCGGCACACGGGCGCGGTGCACCGCTGGGCTGCCGCCTTCGTCGCCGACGCGCACCCTTCGTTCCGCTCCTGGGAGGACGCGCCGGACCTGAACGGCGCCGACCTCGTGGCGTGGTTCCGCGAAGGCCACGCCCAGCTCGTCGCCACGCTCACCGCCGCCCCGTCCGACCTGCGGTGCTGGACGTTCCTGCCCGCCCCGTCCCCGCTCGCCTTCTGGGCGCGGCGGCAGGCGAACGAGACGGCCGTGCACCGCGTGGACGCCGAGTCCGCGCGCGGCGGTACGCCGACGGCCGTCGGCACGGACTTCGCGGTGGACGGCATCGACGAGCTGCTGCGCGGCTTCCACGCCCGGTCCAAGAGCCGCGTGCGGACGCCGGAGCCGCGCGTCCTGCGGATCCGCGCCACCGACGCGAAGGAGGCGTGGACGGTCCATCTGTCCACGGAGGCGCCCGTCACCGAGCACGGCGACACGCTGCCCGCCGACTGCGAAGTGGCGGGTCAGGCGGCGTATCTGTATCTGGCCCTGTGGAACCGCCTGCCGTTCCCGCAGATCACGGGCGACACCGCGCTCGCGACGCTGTGGCGCGAGACGTCGGGGGTCGGCTGA
- a CDS encoding MarR family winged helix-turn-helix transcriptional regulator, translating to MAATKAEPTAEAEQGLVNQWREILAVHARTLCELDRELHPHGLGASDFEVLDVLATGRSEDGDGGFRVQDIACQVHLSQSALSRLIGRLEKDGLVERGMCSEDRRGVRVCVTAKGRQLHAEVRPVQRAVLIRMLADPDA from the coding sequence ATGGCGGCGACGAAGGCCGAGCCCACGGCGGAGGCCGAGCAGGGGCTCGTGAACCAGTGGCGGGAGATCCTCGCGGTGCACGCGCGCACCCTGTGCGAGCTGGACCGGGAGCTGCATCCGCACGGCCTGGGCGCGAGCGACTTCGAGGTGCTCGACGTGCTCGCCACGGGCCGTTCCGAGGACGGCGACGGCGGCTTCCGGGTCCAGGACATCGCCTGCCAGGTGCACTTGAGCCAGAGCGCCCTGTCCCGTCTCATCGGCCGCCTGGAGAAGGACGGCCTGGTCGAGCGCGGCATGTGCAGCGAGGACCGCCGCGGGGTGCGGGTCTGCGTGACCGCCAAGGGGCGTCAACTGCACGCCGAGGTACGGCCGGTGCAGCGCGCCGTGCTCATCCGCATGCTGGCGGACCCGGACGCCTGA
- a CDS encoding MFS transporter, with protein sequence MTSPVSPAPLASASAERWTPRLWGTLLVLCAAMFLDALDVSMVGVALPSIGSDLDLSTSSLQWVVSGYILGYGGLLLLGGRAADLLGRREVFLIALGVFAVTSLFGGLVDSGPLLIASRFVKGLSAAFTAPAGLSIITTTFAEGPVRNRALSIYTTCAATGFSLGLVLSGVLTEVSWRLTMLLPAPIAVIALVAGLKLIPRSPREEKRGGYDVPGAVTGTASMLLLVFTVVQAPEVGWATARTLLSFLAVAVLLTAFVAIELRTPNPLIRLGVLRSGAQVRAQLGAVTFFGGYVSFQFIATQYLQSLLGWSALETALAFLPAGVIVALSATKIAGVIDRFGTTRVIVTGFALLVASYALFLRIDLTPTYVAVILPSMVLLGIACALVFPSLNIQATNGVADHEQGMVSGLLNTSIQVGGAVILAITTAVITASGEGSPETGASPAAVLDSYRPGLVLVTAFAVAGLLINLTGLRARRRQRSITVASSQPRTDSPRERVTVGD encoded by the coding sequence ATGACTTCACCGGTCTCCCCTGCCCCCCTCGCCTCCGCGTCGGCGGAGCGCTGGACCCCACGCCTGTGGGGCACGCTGCTCGTCCTGTGCGCCGCGATGTTCCTGGACGCCCTCGACGTCTCGATGGTCGGCGTCGCCCTGCCCTCCATCGGCTCCGACCTCGACCTGTCCACCTCGTCCCTGCAGTGGGTCGTCAGCGGCTACATCCTCGGCTACGGCGGACTGCTGCTGCTCGGCGGCCGCGCCGCCGACCTGCTCGGACGCCGCGAGGTCTTCCTCATCGCGCTCGGCGTCTTCGCCGTCACCTCGCTGTTCGGCGGCCTCGTCGACTCCGGGCCGCTGCTCATCGCCAGCCGCTTCGTGAAGGGCCTGAGCGCCGCGTTCACCGCGCCCGCGGGCCTGTCGATCATCACCACGACGTTCGCCGAGGGCCCGGTCCGCAACCGCGCCCTGTCCATCTACACCACCTGTGCCGCCACCGGCTTCTCGCTCGGCCTCGTCCTGTCCGGCGTGCTCACGGAGGTCAGCTGGCGCCTGACCATGCTGCTGCCCGCGCCGATCGCCGTCATCGCGCTCGTCGCCGGGCTCAAGCTCATCCCCCGCTCCCCGCGCGAGGAGAAGCGCGGCGGCTACGACGTGCCGGGCGCCGTCACCGGCACGGCGTCGATGCTGCTGCTCGTCTTCACGGTCGTACAGGCCCCCGAGGTCGGCTGGGCCACCGCCCGCACCCTGCTCTCGTTCCTGGCCGTGGCGGTGCTCCTCACCGCCTTCGTCGCCATCGAGCTGCGCACCCCGAACCCGCTGATCCGCCTCGGCGTGCTGCGCTCGGGAGCGCAGGTCCGCGCCCAGCTCGGCGCGGTGACGTTCTTCGGCGGCTACGTCTCGTTCCAGTTCATCGCCACCCAGTACCTCCAGTCGCTGCTCGGCTGGTCGGCCCTGGAGACGGCGCTCGCCTTCCTGCCCGCGGGCGTGATCGTGGCCCTCTCCGCCACGAAGATCGCCGGTGTCATCGACCGGTTCGGCACCACCCGGGTCATCGTGACCGGCTTCGCGCTGCTCGTGGCGTCGTACGCGCTGTTCCTGCGCATCGACCTGACGCCGACGTACGTCGCGGTCATCCTGCCGTCGATGGTGCTGCTCGGCATCGCCTGCGCCCTGGTCTTCCCCTCGCTCAACATCCAGGCCACCAACGGCGTGGCCGACCACGAGCAGGGCATGGTCTCCGGCCTGCTCAACACCTCGATCCAGGTGGGCGGCGCGGTCATCCTCGCCATCACCACCGCGGTCATCACGGCCTCCGGCGAGGGCTCGCCCGAGACCGGCGCCTCGCCCGCAGCCGTCCTGGACAGCTACCGCCCCGGTCTGGTCCTGGTGACGGCCTTCGCCGTCGCCGGTCTGCTCATCAACCTCACCGGCCTGCGCGCCCGGCGCCGACAGCGGAGCATCACGGTCGCCTCGTCGCAGCCGCGGACGGACTCCCCGCGCGAGCGGGTCACCGTGGGCGACTGA
- a CDS encoding ROK family protein — MNGKAATGGEARTRLERGRTALGPALELVHTGRAPTRAVLTAELGVTRATAGAVAAELEALGLISVDAKPSAAAGSQGRPSHRLSVAGTGPVALAAQVHADGFRAALVGLGGEIVATAPGCETIDADPAQVLGTVVDEGARLLRETGRRCVGAGLAVPSAVAEPEGTALNPLHLAWPAGAPVREIFADCVRAAGVTGPAFTGNDVNLAALAEHRHGAGRGARDLLCVATGHRGVGGALVLDGRLHTGSSGLALEVGHLTVHPEGRPCHCGSRGCLDVETDPLAFLTEVGVRPGPEGLLNQARTLLAERYAEPAVRVAAEALIDRLGLGLAGLVNILNPDRIILGGLHRALLDADPERLRAVVADRSLWGRSGGVPILACTLDHNSLVGAAELAWQPVLDDPLGALG; from the coding sequence ATGAACGGGAAGGCTGCCACCGGGGGCGAGGCGCGCACGCGCCTGGAGCGCGGGCGCACCGCGCTCGGGCCCGCACTCGAACTCGTCCACACCGGGCGTGCCCCCACCCGAGCCGTCCTCACCGCCGAGTTGGGTGTCACGCGCGCCACGGCGGGCGCCGTCGCGGCCGAGTTGGAGGCCCTTGGCCTGATCAGCGTCGACGCCAAGCCGAGCGCGGCCGCGGGTTCGCAGGGCCGCCCCTCGCACCGCCTCTCCGTCGCGGGGACCGGCCCGGTGGCACTGGCCGCGCAGGTGCACGCCGACGGCTTCCGCGCGGCGCTCGTCGGCCTCGGCGGCGAGATCGTCGCCACCGCGCCGGGCTGCGAGACGATCGACGCGGACCCGGCGCAGGTGCTCGGCACGGTCGTCGACGAGGGCGCCCGGCTCCTTCGCGAGACCGGGCGGCGGTGCGTGGGCGCGGGGCTCGCGGTGCCCTCGGCGGTCGCGGAGCCGGAGGGGACCGCCCTCAATCCGCTGCACCTGGCCTGGCCCGCGGGCGCGCCGGTGCGGGAGATCTTCGCGGACTGCGTACGGGCGGCGGGCGTCACGGGCCCCGCGTTCACGGGCAACGACGTGAACCTCGCGGCGCTCGCCGAGCACCGGCACGGCGCCGGGCGGGGTGCCCGCGATCTGCTGTGCGTGGCGACCGGACACCGGGGCGTCGGCGGCGCGCTGGTCCTCGACGGCCGTCTGCACACCGGGAGTTCGGGCCTGGCGCTCGAAGTCGGGCACCTCACGGTGCACCCGGAGGGGCGCCCCTGCCACTGCGGCAGCCGGGGCTGTCTGGACGTGGAGACCGACCCGCTCGCCTTCCTGACGGAGGTCGGGGTCAGGCCGGGACCCGAAGGCCTGCTCAACCAGGCGCGCACGCTGTTGGCCGAGCGCTACGCGGAGCCGGCGGTGCGGGTGGCCGCCGAAGCCCTGATCGACCGTCTGGGCCTCGGCCTCGCGGGCCTGGTGAACATCCTCAACCCCGACCGCATCATCCTCGGCGGTCTGCACCGCGCGCTGCTCGACGCCGATCCGGAGCGGCTGCGCGCGGTCGTCGCCGACCGGAGCCTGTGGGGCCGCAGCGGCGGCGTCCCGATCCTCGCCTGCACGCTCGACCACAACAGCCTGGTGGGGGCCGCCGAGCTGGCCTGGCAGCCGGTGCTCGACGACCCCCTGGGGGCGCTGGGTTAG
- a CDS encoding geranylgeranyl reductase family protein — MSSEKSADDARQVWDVVVVGAGPAGASAAYAAAVAGRSVLVLEKAELPRYKTCGGGIIGPSRDALPPGFELPLRDRVHAVTFTLDGKFSRTRRSRKTLFGLINRPEFDQQLVEYAQKAGAEVRTGVTVARVEQHGPAVPDRRTVAVVLQGGETVLARAVVGADGSASRIGAHVGVKLDQVDLGLEAEIPVPATVAEDWAGRVLIDWGPMPGSYGWVFPKGDTLTVGVISKRGEGAATKRYLEDFVARLGLAGFEPSISSGHLTRCRSDDSPLSRGRVLVCGDAAGLLEPWTREGISFALRSGRLAGEWAVRIAEAGDAVDARRQALNYAFAVKAGLGVEMGVGRRMLTLFERRPGLLHTAITTFRPAWNAFAKITRGSTTLAEIVRTHPMAGRVLSRLDR; from the coding sequence GTGAGCAGCGAGAAGTCAGCGGACGACGCGCGGCAGGTGTGGGACGTCGTCGTGGTCGGCGCGGGCCCCGCGGGAGCCTCCGCGGCCTATGCGGCGGCCGTCGCGGGACGCAGCGTCCTGGTCCTGGAGAAGGCCGAACTGCCGCGGTACAAGACCTGCGGCGGCGGCATCATCGGCCCCTCGCGGGACGCGCTGCCCCCGGGCTTCGAGCTGCCCCTGCGGGACCGGGTGCACGCGGTCACGTTCACCCTGGACGGCAAGTTCTCCCGCACCCGCCGCTCGCGGAAGACGCTCTTCGGGCTCATCAACCGGCCGGAGTTCGACCAGCAGCTCGTGGAGTACGCCCAGAAGGCGGGCGCCGAGGTGCGCACCGGCGTCACCGTGGCGCGCGTGGAGCAGCACGGCCCGGCGGTGCCCGACCGGCGCACGGTCGCCGTCGTCCTCCAGGGCGGCGAGACGGTCCTGGCGCGCGCGGTCGTGGGCGCCGACGGCAGCGCGAGCCGCATAGGAGCACACGTCGGGGTGAAGCTGGACCAGGTGGACCTCGGCCTGGAGGCGGAGATCCCCGTGCCCGCGACGGTCGCCGAGGACTGGGCGGGCCGGGTGCTCATCGACTGGGGCCCGATGCCGGGCAGTTACGGCTGGGTGTTCCCCAAGGGCGACACGCTGACCGTCGGTGTGATCTCCAAGCGCGGTGAAGGCGCGGCCACGAAGCGGTATTTGGAGGACTTCGTCGCCCGGCTCGGCCTCGCGGGCTTCGAGCCGAGCATCTCCTCCGGCCACCTCACCCGCTGTCGCAGCGACGACTCGCCGCTGTCCCGCGGCCGGGTCCTGGTGTGCGGCGACGCGGCGGGCCTCCTTGAGCCGTGGACCCGCGAGGGCATCTCCTTCGCGCTGCGCTCGGGCCGCCTCGCGGGGGAGTGGGCGGTGCGTATCGCGGAGGCGGGCGACGCGGTGGACGCCCGCCGCCAGGCGCTGAACTACGCGTTCGCCGTCAAGGCGGGCCTCGGCGTGGAGATGGGTGTCGGGCGGCGCATGCTGACCCTCTTCGAGCGGCGCCCCGGCCTGCTGCACACGGCGATCACGACCTTCCGCCCGGCGTGGAACGCGTTCGCGAAGATCACCCGTGGCTCGACCACGCTGGCCGAGATCGTGCGCACGCACCCGATGGCGGGTCGCGTGCTCAGCAGGCTCGACCGGTAG
- a CDS encoding sensor histidine kinase produces MDEQRGRGCGGPPRSGPPRGRPGPPWWRFPGVDDTAPAERRLPWLTTLLLTVFIQVGTGFAAHGQPGRAEVDGLARALLLVASGSLLLRHRHPVAVAYVTAGTTVVYLGAGYPYGPVFLTVAVGCFAAVVAGHRRAAWGAVGVWWAGQILITQVLYRWLPPEGDGARGWGEELAVAVWVVATVAVSELARTRREQWAKERAERALAARRRADEERLRMARELHDVLAHSISVINVQAGVGLALLDSDPEQARTALTTIKAASKEALGEVRQVLDTLRAPGAAPRAPAPGLDRLPELVEQAGSTGLTVTVTTEGRGGPLPPGADLAAFRIVQEALTNVVRHSGSRRARVLVRYAPGSVTLRVDDDGPATGADAGGSGNGLAGMRERAAALKGTIEAGPRPDGGFRVTAVLPTTGAARPGRDRHDDQ; encoded by the coding sequence ATGGACGAACAGCGCGGACGGGGGTGCGGTGGTCCGCCCCGGAGTGGACCACCGAGGGGGCGGCCGGGGCCGCCGTGGTGGCGGTTCCCGGGCGTCGACGACACCGCCCCGGCCGAGCGCCGCCTGCCCTGGCTGACGACCCTGCTCCTCACGGTGTTCATCCAGGTCGGCACGGGCTTCGCGGCGCACGGCCAGCCCGGGCGCGCGGAGGTCGACGGCCTCGCGCGGGCGCTGCTCCTGGTCGCGTCCGGCTCCCTGCTGCTGCGCCACCGCCACCCCGTGGCCGTGGCCTACGTCACCGCCGGGACCACCGTGGTCTATCTCGGCGCGGGATATCCGTACGGGCCCGTGTTCCTCACGGTCGCGGTCGGCTGCTTCGCGGCGGTCGTCGCGGGGCACCGGCGGGCGGCGTGGGGCGCCGTCGGGGTGTGGTGGGCCGGGCAGATCCTGATCACGCAGGTGCTGTACCGGTGGCTGCCGCCGGAGGGGGACGGCGCGCGCGGCTGGGGCGAGGAACTGGCCGTCGCCGTCTGGGTGGTGGCGACCGTCGCGGTCTCGGAGCTGGCCCGCACCCGCCGCGAGCAGTGGGCCAAGGAGCGCGCCGAACGCGCGCTCGCGGCCCGGCGGCGCGCCGACGAGGAGCGGCTGCGGATGGCCCGCGAACTGCACGACGTCCTCGCCCACAGCATCTCCGTCATCAATGTGCAGGCCGGTGTGGGCCTCGCCCTGCTCGACTCCGACCCCGAGCAGGCCAGGACCGCCCTGACCACCATCAAGGCCGCCAGCAAGGAAGCGCTCGGCGAGGTCCGTCAGGTCCTCGACACCCTGCGGGCGCCCGGAGCCGCGCCGCGCGCCCCGGCCCCGGGCCTGGACCGGCTCCCCGAACTCGTCGAGCAGGCCGGGAGCACCGGTCTGACGGTGACCGTCACCACGGAGGGCCGCGGCGGCCCGCTGCCGCCCGGCGCGGACCTGGCCGCCTTCCGCATCGTCCAGGAGGCGCTCACCAACGTCGTACGCCACTCCGGCTCGCGGCGGGCGCGCGTCCTGGTGCGGTACGCACCCGGCTCCGTGACCCTGCGCGTCGACGACGACGGGCCCGCCACCGGAGCGGACGCGGGCGGCAGCGGCAACGGCCTCGCCGGAATGCGGGAGCGCGCCGCCGCGCTCAAGGGCACCATTGAGGCGGGCCCGCGCCCCGACGGCGGCTTCCGCGTGACGGCGGTGCTGCCCACCACCGGTGCCGCGCGGCCCGGCCGGGACCGGCATGACGACCAGTGA
- a CDS encoding DUF6332 family protein: protein MDDMGGTVGQGRRSQAERDAITVEIGYALVSAVAAAALVFMAVAGGPILVFDLSGGVATTLTAVGGALAATVFVARLVTVLWRFTRRWRARRAALPGLPAQPSQPGRTRPDS, encoded by the coding sequence ATGGATGACATGGGGGGCACGGTCGGACAAGGCCGACGGAGCCAGGCCGAGCGGGACGCGATCACGGTCGAGATCGGGTACGCGCTCGTGAGCGCGGTGGCGGCCGCCGCCCTCGTCTTCATGGCCGTGGCGGGCGGGCCCATCCTCGTCTTCGACCTCTCGGGCGGCGTCGCGACGACGCTCACGGCCGTGGGCGGCGCGCTCGCCGCCACCGTCTTCGTCGCACGTCTCGTCACCGTCCTGTGGCGCTTCACCCGGCGGTGGCGGGCGCGCCGCGCGGCCCTTCCGGGGCTGCCCGCTCAGCCCAGCCAGCCGGGGCGGACCAGGCCCGACTCATAG
- a CDS encoding MFS transporter — MPLLNKTTSEASEATSRDFSRLRAALTVFFALDGFVFAGWVVRIPAIKEQTGASASALGLALLGVSAGAVVTMTLTGRLCTRFGSHPVTVVCGVLMPLSVALPPLTHSALALGLVLLLFGAAYGGINVAMNSAAVDLVQALRRPVMPSFHAAFSLGGMIGAGLGGLVAGHLSPTRHLLGLALIGLLVTAVTAPTLLRYEAPKAQAAPDPRAATPRGTGRGTRGLVLVFGLVALCTAYGEGALADWGALHLEQDLDAHPGVAAAGYSCFAFAMTIGRLSGTTLLERLGGTRTVVGGGLLAAAGMLLGALAPSTGAALAGFAITGLGLANIFPVAIERAGALAGPSGVAAASTLGYGGMLLGPPAIGFMADWFSLPVAMTSVAVLAALAACIAWSTGRIPAARGAA; from the coding sequence GTGCCGCTACTAAACAAAACCACGTCAGAGGCGTCCGAGGCCACTTCCCGCGACTTCAGTCGGCTCCGTGCCGCGCTCACCGTCTTCTTCGCCCTCGACGGCTTCGTCTTCGCCGGCTGGGTCGTGCGCATCCCCGCGATCAAGGAGCAGACCGGGGCCTCGGCGAGCGCGCTCGGACTCGCGCTGCTCGGGGTGTCCGCGGGGGCCGTGGTGACGATGACGCTCACGGGGCGGCTGTGTACGCGCTTCGGCAGCCATCCGGTGACCGTGGTGTGCGGCGTCCTGATGCCGCTGAGCGTCGCGCTGCCGCCGCTGACCCACTCCGCCCTCGCCCTCGGTCTCGTCCTGCTGCTCTTCGGCGCGGCGTACGGCGGCATCAACGTGGCCATGAACAGCGCGGCCGTCGACCTCGTACAGGCCCTGCGGCGGCCGGTCATGCCCAGCTTCCACGCGGCGTTCAGCCTGGGCGGCATGATCGGCGCGGGCCTCGGCGGCCTGGTCGCCGGGCACCTCTCCCCCACCCGGCACCTGCTCGGCCTTGCCCTGATCGGCCTGCTCGTCACGGCGGTGACGGCACCGACGCTGCTGCGGTACGAGGCGCCGAAGGCCCAGGCCGCCCCCGACCCGCGCGCGGCCACGCCGCGCGGGACCGGGCGCGGCACCCGCGGGCTCGTCCTGGTCTTCGGGCTCGTCGCGCTGTGCACGGCCTACGGCGAGGGGGCGCTGGCCGACTGGGGCGCCCTGCACCTGGAGCAGGACCTCGACGCACACCCCGGCGTGGCCGCGGCGGGCTACTCGTGCTTCGCGTTCGCCATGACGATCGGCCGCCTGTCCGGTACGACGCTGCTCGAACGCCTCGGAGGTACGCGCACCGTCGTCGGCGGCGGTCTGCTCGCCGCGGCCGGGATGCTCCTGGGCGCGCTCGCGCCCTCCACGGGGGCGGCCCTCGCGGGGTTCGCGATCACGGGCCTCGGCCTGGCGAACATCTTCCCCGTCGCGATCGAGCGCGCCGGCGCGCTCGCCGGGCCGAGCGGAGTGGCCGCCGCGTCCACGCTCGGCTACGGCGGCATGCTGTTGGGGCCGCCCGCGATCGGGTTCATGGCGGACTGGTTCTCCCTGCCGGTGGCCATGACCAGCGTGGCCGTGCTGGCGGCGCTCGCCGCGTGCATCGCCTGGTCGACGGGGCGCATACCCGCGGCGCGCGGCGCCGCCTGA
- a CDS encoding response regulator transcription factor, producing the protein MIRVLLADDQSLVRAGFKALLDAQADIEVAGEAADGDEAVRKVRELRPDVVLMDIRMPLLDGLEATRRITGEPDLDGVRVVMLTTFELDEYVFEAIRSGASGFLVKDTEPDELLRAVRAVVAGDALLSPGVTRRLIGEFAARSKEPAAAGALAGLTEREREVMALVGIGLSNEEIARRLVVSPLTAKTHVSRTMVKLGARDRAQLVVLAYESGLVRPGWLG; encoded by the coding sequence GTGATCCGCGTACTGCTCGCCGACGACCAGTCGTTGGTCCGCGCGGGGTTCAAGGCACTGCTCGACGCCCAGGCGGACATCGAGGTGGCGGGCGAGGCCGCGGACGGGGACGAGGCGGTGCGCAAGGTGCGGGAGCTGCGGCCCGACGTCGTCCTGATGGACATCCGCATGCCGCTGCTCGACGGTTTGGAGGCCACCCGCAGGATCACCGGCGAACCGGACCTCGACGGCGTACGCGTGGTCATGCTCACCACGTTCGAGCTCGACGAGTACGTCTTCGAGGCGATCCGCTCCGGCGCCTCGGGCTTCCTGGTGAAGGACACCGAGCCCGACGAACTGCTGCGCGCGGTGCGGGCGGTGGTCGCCGGTGACGCGCTGCTCTCGCCCGGGGTGACGCGCCGCCTCATCGGGGAGTTCGCCGCGCGCTCCAAGGAACCGGCTGCCGCCGGGGCGCTCGCCGGCCTCACCGAGCGGGAGCGGGAGGTGATGGCCCTCGTCGGCATCGGCCTGTCGAACGAGGAGATCGCGCGCCGCCTGGTCGTCAGCCCGCTCACCGCCAAGACGCATGTGAGCCGCACGATGGTGAAACTGGGCGCCCGTGACCGCGCCCAACTGGTCGTCCTGGCCTATGAGTCGGGCCTGGTCCGCCCCGGCTGGCTGGGCTGA
- a CDS encoding MFS transporter — protein sequence MPRAVYVLALGIFAMVTSEFVVAGLMPQMADGLGATIPEIGYLITAFAIAMAFGGPFLTAALLKLEQKRALMVIFAVFLTGNVLSALAPDYATMLVARVITGIASQAFFGVGISLATQLTRPEIRGRAVAVALNGLMLGTLLGLPLATVVGEHLGWRAAFWAITALTTLAAVATFAGVPRVERTEGGGALRDELGAFKSPRLWLVLVTSTFVIGATFAAFSYLNPILTEVTGFATGTVPLLLIAYGAATLIGNTVVGRLADRYTLPVLVTGLLLNFGFLTGFALVADLPVAAVAMMLGIGLVGVTMNPAMITRVQRAGNTGPLVNSVHSSFITGGIIIATSVGGPAIDAYGLRAPLWIGAGLAVLGLLSLLPDLLRRGTAAPAAAGTPTDTGAAAPVREPARVG from the coding sequence ATGCCCCGCGCCGTATACGTCCTGGCCCTAGGCATCTTCGCCATGGTGACCAGCGAGTTCGTCGTCGCCGGACTCATGCCGCAGATGGCCGACGGACTCGGCGCCACGATCCCCGAGATCGGCTATCTGATCACGGCCTTCGCCATCGCCATGGCCTTCGGCGGGCCGTTCCTGACGGCCGCCCTGCTCAAGCTGGAGCAGAAGCGGGCCCTGATGGTCATCTTCGCCGTCTTCCTCACCGGCAACGTCCTGTCCGCCCTCGCCCCCGACTACGCGACCATGCTGGTGGCGCGCGTGATCACCGGCATCGCCTCGCAGGCCTTCTTCGGGGTCGGCATCTCCCTGGCCACCCAGCTCACCCGCCCGGAGATACGCGGCCGCGCCGTGGCCGTCGCGCTCAACGGCCTGATGCTGGGCACGCTCCTCGGCCTGCCGCTTGCCACCGTCGTCGGGGAACACCTGGGCTGGCGCGCCGCGTTCTGGGCCATCACCGCGCTCACCACGCTCGCCGCGGTGGCCACGTTCGCCGGGGTGCCGCGCGTCGAGCGCACCGAGGGCGGCGGCGCCCTGCGCGACGAGTTGGGCGCCTTCAAGAGCCCGCGGCTCTGGCTCGTCCTGGTCACCAGCACCTTCGTGATCGGCGCCACGTTCGCCGCCTTCAGCTACCTCAACCCGATCCTCACCGAGGTCACCGGCTTCGCCACCGGCACCGTGCCGCTGCTGCTCATCGCCTACGGCGCCGCCACCCTCATCGGCAACACCGTCGTGGGCCGCCTCGCCGACCGGTACACCCTGCCCGTCCTGGTCACGGGCCTGCTGCTGAACTTCGGCTTCCTCACCGGCTTCGCGCTCGTCGCCGACTTGCCGGTCGCCGCCGTGGCGATGATGCTGGGCATCGGCCTGGTGGGCGTCACCATGAACCCGGCGATGATCACCCGCGTCCAGCGCGCGGGCAACACCGGCCCCCTGGTCAACAGCGTCCACTCGTCGTTCATCACGGGCGGCATCATCATCGCGACGTCCGTCGGCGGCCCCGCCATCGACGCCTACGGGCTGCGCGCCCCGCTGTGGATCGGCGCCGGACTCGCGGTGCTCGGACTGCTCTCGCTGCTCCCGGACCTGCTGCGGCGCGGGACCGCCGCCCCGGCCGCCGCCGGCACCCCGACCGACACCGGGGCCGCGGCCCCCGTACGGGAGCCCGCACGGGTCGGCTGA
- a CDS encoding response regulator, giving the protein MPSHSKVLVVDDHEDYLFALESALAPLGYETTCATNGDDALKEILRGHIAVALLDVRMPGVDGLDVVRYVRGVEQTQLLPIILLTGFDVSQELSATALRLGVADIVVKPVDPWTLRTKVRYLYDTYQRLRALQTEVEGYRARGFDGVRPAAGGPSRRGVPKAAAEPPAPPDGVQVRVPSQPKGTVRRRPLPKD; this is encoded by the coding sequence ATGCCGTCGCACTCGAAGGTCCTCGTCGTGGACGACCACGAGGATTACCTCTTCGCGCTCGAAAGCGCGCTGGCTCCGCTCGGCTACGAGACGACGTGCGCGACCAACGGGGACGACGCCCTCAAGGAGATACTCCGTGGTCACATCGCCGTAGCCCTGCTCGACGTGCGCATGCCCGGCGTCGACGGACTGGACGTGGTGCGTTACGTACGGGGCGTGGAGCAGACGCAGCTCCTGCCGATCATCCTGCTGACCGGCTTCGACGTGAGCCAGGAGCTGTCGGCGACGGCACTGAGGCTGGGCGTGGCCGACATCGTCGTGAAGCCCGTCGACCCCTGGACGCTGCGCACCAAGGTGCGCTATCTCTACGACACGTACCAGCGGCTGCGCGCGCTCCAGACGGAGGTCGAGGGCTATCGGGCCCGGGGCTTCGACGGTGTGCGCCCCGCCGCGGGCGGGCCGTCCCGACGGGGCGTGCCCAAGGCGGCGGCCGAGCCCCCCGCCCCGCCGGACGGCGTGCAGGTCCGGGTGCCCTCCCAGCCCAAGGGGACGGTGCGCCGCAGACCGCTGCCCAAGGACTGA